A stretch of Schistocerca americana isolate TAMUIC-IGC-003095 chromosome 3, iqSchAmer2.1, whole genome shotgun sequence DNA encodes these proteins:
- the LOC124605235 gene encoding cuticle protein 18.7-like → MKVLVILSAVVAVSVATPGYLGLGVPAAIPVPADAPDVAAVKAAHLATQAAEAARNTLGIPVPSIVPADAPDVAVVKAAHLNIQAAEAVRNTLGVPVVPAAAPVVAAPYAYAAAAPYGLAAHLHAKAALLG, encoded by the exons ATGAAGGTCCTG GTTATCCTGAGCGCCGTCGTTGCCGTGTCGGTGGCCACCCCCGGCTACCTGGGTCTGGGTGTGCCGGCAGCCATCCCGGTGCCGGCCGACGCCCCCGACGTGGCGGCCGTGAAGGCGGCGCACCTGGCGAcgcaggcggcggaggcggcgcgcaACACGCTGGGCATCCCCGTGCCGTCCATCGTGCCCGCCGACGCCCCCGACGTGGCAGTCGTCAAGGCGGCGCACCTCAACATCCAGGCCGCCGAGGCCGTGCGCAACACCCTGGGCGTGCCCGTggtgcccgccgccgcccccgtcgtCGCCGCCCCCTACGCCTACGCCGCCGCCGCCCCCTACGGCCTGGCCGCCCACCTGCACGCCAAGGCCGCTCTCCTCGGCTAA